A stretch of Anaerobiospirillum thomasii DNA encodes these proteins:
- a CDS encoding HAD family hydrolase, whose protein sequence is MNRFDAVLFDLDGTLLDTAPDLIASCNHTLEMFNLPPVEKELLMTKVTAGMREMLKLGIEPQKQALYDIDGKMRTTFANYYTEHINDYTRAFDGIEDLIGSLRDNSIKSAVVTNKYEHMALRLMSKFDFATDFELILGCDSTSHSKPHPEPLLKAMESIGVSPDKTLYVGDHLNDIKAARAAGCKSCVALWGYGINECADPATWNSDYSACDVYALKELIFT, encoded by the coding sequence ATGAACAGATTTGATGCCGTTCTTTTCGATCTTGATGGCACGCTTTTAGATACTGCTCCTGATCTGATTGCAAGCTGCAATCATACCCTTGAGATGTTCAATCTGCCGCCGGTTGAAAAAGAGCTTTTAATGACCAAGGTTACAGCTGGCATGCGCGAGATGCTAAAGCTTGGTATTGAGCCTCAAAAGCAGGCTTTATATGATATTGACGGTAAAATGCGCACAACTTTTGCAAACTACTATACAGAACATATAAATGACTATACCAGAGCCTTTGACGGTATTGAGGATCTTATAGGCAGCCTCAGAGACAACAGCATTAAAAGTGCTGTGGTTACCAATAAATATGAGCACATGGCACTGCGCCTTATGAGCAAATTTGATTTTGCCACTGACTTTGAGCTTATACTGGGCTGTGACAGTACCTCACATTCAAAGCCTCATCCTGAGCCTCTTTTAAAAGCTATGGAGAGCATAGGCGTAAGTCCTGATAAAACCCTATATGTGGGCGATCATCTTAACGATATAAAGGCTGCCAGGGCCGCCGGCTGTAAAAGCTGCGTGGCACTGTGGGGTTATGGTATAAATGAGTGTGCAGATCCTGCCACCTGGAATTCAGATTACAGCGCCTGTGATGTATATGCGCTAAAAGAGCTTATTTTTACTTGA
- a CDS encoding porin: protein MRHKTTIKSLCALCALAGSVQASGANIVATDSESLDIFGRVKVIYGNYNALNNIDFTQANSYGDTALATTARFGLAGRTQIKNGLDAVMMGVFDFTTQDNKQGAQYLFVGIDAYEYGTLLFGKGDGAFYTIAGAGDIFSHFKTRANDYYLTGDRLPSQIMYSLSALGFDLRLSYNFNDSQVNNTPFAIRENVGASVSNEFGAITFAYGLNYTDFKNKHDADFNAMREFFTPILANSYQISADEAFVLYRTHGPSRKLDYGFALSYGTFGKGYYGSFIYTASDYQHIDHKLFSYEIVNNYTFDNGLGIIAGYALKTFSGSAVVSDLTTGVYYNVNPAFKIYAEAQIDLGADPHKFYGASAAQYIAQDKYVAGFEYNF, encoded by the coding sequence ATGAGACATAAAACAACCATCAAAAGCTTATGCGCCCTATGTGCCCTTGCAGGATCTGTGCAGGCCTCTGGCGCCAATATAGTAGCAACCGACAGCGAAAGTCTTGATATTTTCGGTCGTGTCAAAGTCATCTATGGCAATTATAATGCCTTAAACAATATAGATTTTACTCAAGCCAACAGCTATGGCGATACTGCCCTGGCCACTACTGCCCGTTTTGGCCTTGCAGGACGCACACAGATTAAAAATGGTCTTGATGCTGTCATGATGGGTGTCTTTGATTTTACCACACAGGATAATAAACAAGGCGCGCAGTATCTTTTTGTAGGAATTGATGCCTATGAATATGGCACCCTGCTCTTTGGCAAAGGTGATGGTGCATTTTATACCATAGCAGGCGCCGGAGATATTTTCAGTCACTTTAAAACACGCGCCAATGATTACTATCTGACAGGCGATCGTCTGCCGTCACAGATTATGTACTCACTCTCAGCCCTTGGCTTTGATCTGCGTCTGTCCTATAACTTTAATGATTCGCAGGTCAACAATACTCCATTTGCTATAAGAGAAAATGTAGGTGCCAGCGTCTCCAATGAATTTGGGGCTATTACCTTTGCCTATGGTCTTAACTACACAGATTTTAAAAATAAGCATGATGCCGATTTTAATGCCATGCGTGAGTTTTTTACCCCAATTCTTGCCAATTCCTATCAGATAAGTGCTGATGAGGCTTTTGTCCTGTATCGTACCCATGGACCGTCACGTAAGCTTGATTATGGCTTTGCCCTGTCCTATGGCACATTTGGCAAAGGCTATTATGGATCATTTATTTACACTGCAAGTGACTATCAGCATATAGATCACAAGCTATTTTCCTATGAAATAGTAAACAATTATACCTTTGACAATGGCTTGGGTATAATAGCAGGATATGCACTTAAAACCTTCAGCGGCTCTGCTGTGGTTTCAGATCTGACCACAGGTGTGTACTACAATGTAAACCCTGCCTTTAAAATCTATGCCGAGGCTCAGATAGATTTGGGCGCCGATCCGCACAAGTTTTATGGTGCTAGCGCTGCACAGTACATAGCACAGGATAAATATGTTGCAGGCTTTGAATATAATTTTTAA
- a CDS encoding DUF2057 family protein, whose amino-acid sequence MRKSNIVKTTVLTLALCCATSAFAGGFKVPPYYSIELVDGATSNFNYDKSTRTLSLEPGRHQLVLSFEGTFGSSRESSLVESSNPIVIDIYNLGADETLSFSYKIPQSLEEASKYARTQVIELNNGKTKVAGDKATYFILQSDSGFSIFRDYRQDLLSVNRLYAPNYVEGSDRTMGLTSYGAPTITATNNMSIGSNSAPANITMPAPGVSSSQNAVMQTSAVGGGAAAVNVKLNDLINLYNSADDKTRLEFVKYVMSH is encoded by the coding sequence ATGAGAAAATCAAATATTGTTAAAACTACAGTTTTAACCCTGGCCTTATGCTGTGCAACATCAGCCTTTGCCGGCGGTTTTAAAGTACCACCATACTATTCTATAGAGCTTGTTGATGGTGCCACCAGCAATTTTAACTACGACAAATCCACAAGAACTCTATCTTTAGAGCCAGGACGTCATCAGCTTGTGCTTTCCTTTGAGGGCACTTTTGGCTCCTCGAGAGAAAGCTCCTTGGTTGAATCCTCCAATCCAATTGTAATTGACATTTACAATTTAGGTGCTGATGAAACTCTGTCCTTTAGCTACAAGATCCCACAAAGTCTTGAAGAGGCTTCCAAATATGCAAGAACCCAGGTAATTGAGCTTAATAACGGCAAAACCAAGGTTGCAGGCGACAAAGCCACCTACTTTATTCTGCAGTCAGACTCAGGCTTTTCAATTTTCCGTGACTACAGACAGGATCTTTTATCTGTAAACCGTCTGTATGCTCCAAATTATGTTGAAGGCTCTGATCGCACCATGGGTCTGACAAGCTATGGCGCCCCAACCATCACTGCCACCAACAATATGAGCATTGGTTCCAACTCAGCCCCAGCCAATATCACCATGCCAGCTCCTGGTGTAAGCTCATCACAAAACGCAGTGATGCAGACCTCAGCTGTAGGCGGGGGCGCAGCTGCAGTCAACGTCAAGCTCAATGATTTAATCAACCTGTACAACAGTGCTGATGACAAGACCAGACTTGAGTTTGTAAAGTATGTAATGTCACACTAG
- a CDS encoding IS110 family transposase yields MPTSTISQASIDYINEFFLKTGKRYLAVDLASRVVQICYYSIAHKKIINKEIRASELESVLSSYESGTLIVGFEACGACHYWARRAQELGHEYRCFMAENIRKHKKKEKTDKIDALAIFKALLDRDSADLSIKCKSLDHQMLSSLMTTRSCITSQKVKSLNALRAFMYELGVVLPRDLSPQRMIKKALAYKEQMLLEQGADSEAFIFFDISLQTYIAQIEHCVKIIDGLDKQIEELSRKNTTCQLLRTIPGVGYIIAMMLYIAGFDISNFKNAKHFAGFCGIAPHVEGSGGTATNLGVRHFGNRALAGMLYIGAMAHYSNTLKKTLENSENEQIKVQMQKRRKVLICAIANHIARTAFAVIRDKTPYTTQRASGLLTAYKECI; encoded by the coding sequence ATGCCCACATCTACAATATCTCAAGCATCCATAGACTACATAAACGAATTCTTTCTAAAAACTGGTAAAAGATACCTTGCAGTAGATCTTGCATCCAGAGTTGTTCAGATTTGCTACTACTCAATAGCCCATAAAAAGATAATCAATAAAGAAATAAGAGCCAGCGAGCTTGAAAGTGTACTAAGCTCATATGAATCAGGAACTTTGATTGTAGGCTTTGAGGCATGTGGCGCCTGCCACTACTGGGCACGCCGTGCTCAGGAGCTGGGCCATGAGTACAGATGCTTTATGGCAGAAAATATACGTAAACATAAGAAAAAAGAAAAGACAGATAAGATTGATGCTCTTGCCATCTTCAAAGCTTTACTTGACCGTGACAGTGCAGATCTGAGCATAAAATGTAAAAGTCTTGATCATCAGATGCTCTCAAGTCTCATGACAACCCGTTCATGCATTACAAGCCAGAAGGTTAAGAGCCTGAATGCGCTGCGCGCATTCATGTATGAATTAGGAGTAGTCCTACCACGGGATTTAAGTCCTCAAAGGATGATAAAAAAGGCGCTTGCTTACAAGGAGCAGATGCTGCTCGAGCAAGGTGCCGACAGTGAAGCCTTTATCTTTTTTGATATATCGCTGCAGACCTATATTGCACAGATAGAGCACTGTGTAAAAATTATTGATGGACTGGATAAACAAATTGAGGAGCTCTCACGCAAGAATACAACATGTCAGCTGCTAAGAACCATACCTGGCGTTGGCTATATTATAGCTATGATGCTCTATATTGCAGGCTTTGATATATCAAACTTCAAAAATGCCAAGCACTTTGCAGGCTTCTGTGGCATAGCACCCCATGTAGAAGGATCAGGTGGCACTGCAACCAATCTTGGAGTCAGACATTTTGGCAACAGAGCTCTGGCAGGCATGCTCTACATAGGAGCTATGGCCCACTACTCAAATACATTAAAAAAGACGTTGGAAAATTCAGAGAATGAGCAGATCAAGGTGCAGATGCAAAAGAGACGTAAGGTCTTAATCTGCGCCATAGCAAATCACATAGCCAGAACTGCATTTGCTGTTATAAGGGATAAGACCCCCTATACAACGCAAAGAGCAAGTGGGCTACTAACTGCCTATAAAGAATGTATTTAA
- a CDS encoding flagellin, with amino-acid sequence MALFVNTNVSSINGQRNLTNATNNLNTTYQRLSSGLRINSAKDDAAGLQISDRLTAQINGLNQGNRNTNDGIALAQTMEGAMDEMTTMLQRIRTLAVQSSNGTNNTKDREAIQQEVTQLSSEITRIAKQTKFGGNTILNGSGAGSIVASGGVITIQVGAYKGDTLQMTGFSEGFALSLFASAAVGAALTEDDHGFVAGKLFVVTSQSKAAAAITTIDSVIAGIDKHRAHLGAMQNRMESSIRNQSNVSMNVSDARARIRDTDFAEESAKLSQQTIIQQAASSMLTQANSRPQLALSLLG; translated from the coding sequence ATGGCGCTATTCGTCAATACCAACGTTTCATCAATCAATGGCCAGAGAAACCTGACCAATGCTACCAACAATCTCAATACCACCTATCAGAGATTATCATCTGGTCTGCGTATTAACTCTGCTAAAGATGATGCTGCAGGTCTGCAGATTTCTGACCGTCTGACTGCTCAGATTAACGGTTTAAATCAGGGAAATAGAAATACGAACGACGGCATAGCCCTTGCTCAGACTATGGAAGGAGCTATGGATGAGATGACAACCATGTTACAGCGTATCCGTACCTTAGCAGTACAGTCATCAAACGGTACGAATAACACCAAGGACCGTGAGGCAATTCAGCAGGAAGTGACACAGCTGTCATCTGAGATAACACGAATTGCTAAGCAAACAAAATTTGGTGGAAACACTATATTAAATGGCAGTGGGGCTGGTAGTATAGTTGCCAGTGGTGGTGTTATCACAATTCAGGTTGGTGCCTATAAAGGCGATACCTTACAGATGACAGGTTTTAGTGAAGGATTTGCTTTAAGTCTTTTTGCTTCAGCTGCAGTCGGGGCTGCTTTAACTGAAGACGATCATGGTTTTGTGGCAGGTAAATTATTTGTAGTAACATCTCAATCCAAGGCAGCAGCTGCAATTACTACAATTGATTCAGTTATTGCTGGAATTGACAAACATCGTGCCCATTTGGGTGCTATGCAGAACCGTATGGAATCATCAATTCGCAATCAGTCAAATGTTTCCATGAACGTATCTGATGCCCGTGCCCGTATCCGTGATACAGACTTTGCCGAAGAGTCAGCCAAACTGTCACAGCAGACCATCATTCAGCAGGCTGCATCATCCATGCTGACACAGGCCAACTCAAGACCACAGCTGGCTTTATCACTGCTTGGCTAA
- a CDS encoding transposase, translating to MSQIYDLRNNPFAQAWINFDFKVATKLQCDRIIQDLFETSDSLPMSFNSRQEAQEHLNISYRALFERVERAKSRSKAHLVAAGCKEFENIPVIIEKSELKKYVNVFEPYMINKIVSKCKKYVVIELPAAAAIIFNLTSRSNRNKIKQQLGGFTDKGELIVGIDLASELQEICFYHDTLHYPVSVPVKTNVLLAYLDLSHQSMFIVSESCSMISKLNDMVERLNQKAHHGRHYTYVALKNTHINYLKSRDSKTDKSDATILFIAGSTPSNLIPKSLISDEYCATGKIISSILKAKNQRYQSVITEIKNAVLELTGTAIDKNANGDEVCRAATLLLLSLMPKLRYCVQRVLSDSDPKHNEELIAAVRGLRLLDDEQINRALQMRSICNDEDVTPDLQVRFIDNGSSADEIKAGKVTYKGFEGLNLDYCKDIVTDGVLTHLTPAPGYSYEEMDAIMFYTMASSLIGSIQEAVMLQMQIETQKCAIKDLVVPSNIAMTAACQIPAIGRYQAFELVISLGDVWRFASAKDAQSYLGIVPVQSSTGHKHCKGRRQSRKGRKSFKKSMFLGQLAESMRHDFGISDDCSLWKNICHAVAVYIAMMKQNKQYMPLKKDADGRNKSKLRQFSKVKVDDRSDIIASIRKSRRVSKQGMTAMLCGLYTITRVKEAHNSCQDEPLMVSDFENDTAIMPTYQNNYKLPKVDSRYERHLIKERISHALFNDYNCFYATIDSICPGRGSLMGWFGNNYFAFLDLLINDISAHSYAFANTVKHAGAQEILKIVQRKVNTFGKKAKSTLNSIKKAEQYQAATEITLQSL from the coding sequence ATGTCACAGATCTACGATTTAAGAAATAACCCATTTGCTCAAGCCTGGATAAATTTTGATTTTAAGGTGGCTACCAAGCTGCAATGTGATCGCATTATTCAGGATTTATTTGAAACAAGTGACTCACTGCCTATGAGTTTTAACAGCAGGCAGGAGGCTCAGGAGCATCTGAATATAAGCTACAGAGCACTTTTTGAAAGAGTGGAGAGAGCCAAGTCCAGAAGCAAGGCTCATTTAGTTGCAGCAGGCTGCAAAGAATTTGAAAACATACCTGTCATCATAGAAAAAAGTGAGCTTAAAAAGTACGTGAATGTCTTTGAGCCATACATGATTAATAAAATTGTCAGTAAATGTAAGAAGTATGTGGTGATAGAGCTGCCAGCTGCCGCTGCTATCATCTTTAATCTTACATCGCGATCCAACCGCAACAAGATAAAACAGCAGTTAGGTGGCTTTACCGATAAGGGTGAACTGATTGTAGGTATAGATTTGGCCTCAGAATTACAGGAAATCTGTTTTTATCATGACACACTGCACTATCCTGTCAGTGTCCCTGTAAAGACCAATGTGCTTTTAGCCTATTTAGACTTAAGTCATCAGAGCATGTTTATAGTCTCAGAGTCCTGCTCTATGATATCCAAGCTCAATGATATGGTGGAAAGGCTTAACCAAAAAGCCCACCATGGCAGGCACTATACCTATGTTGCCCTCAAGAACACACATATCAATTATTTAAAAAGCCGTGACTCCAAGACTGATAAAAGTGATGCCACCATTTTATTTATAGCAGGCTCCACTCCCTCAAACCTGATACCTAAATCTCTTATATCTGATGAATACTGTGCCACTGGTAAAATCATATCATCTATACTCAAGGCCAAAAATCAGAGATATCAGAGTGTCATAACTGAAATTAAAAATGCAGTGCTCGAGCTTACCGGCACTGCCATAGATAAAAATGCCAATGGCGATGAGGTGTGCCGTGCCGCCACACTGTTACTGCTCTCACTTATGCCAAAGCTAAGATACTGTGTACAAAGGGTTTTATCTGATAGTGACCCTAAACATAATGAAGAGCTTATAGCTGCTGTCAGGGGACTGCGTCTTTTAGATGATGAGCAAATCAACAGAGCATTGCAGATGCGCAGCATCTGCAATGATGAAGATGTAACACCAGATTTGCAGGTAAGATTTATAGATAATGGATCCAGTGCTGATGAAATAAAAGCCGGCAAGGTTACATATAAAGGATTTGAGGGTTTAAATTTAGATTACTGTAAAGATATTGTAACAGACGGAGTGCTTACACATCTGACTCCAGCCCCTGGCTATAGCTATGAGGAGATGGATGCCATTATGTTTTACACCATGGCCTCATCACTTATTGGCAGTATACAGGAGGCTGTAATGCTGCAGATGCAGATTGAAACCCAAAAATGTGCCATAAAAGATTTAGTGGTGCCCTCCAATATTGCCATGACAGCAGCTTGTCAGATTCCTGCCATAGGCAGATATCAGGCTTTTGAGCTTGTTATCTCACTAGGTGATGTATGGCGTTTTGCCTCAGCCAAGGATGCTCAGTCATACCTGGGTATAGTTCCTGTACAGAGCTCTACAGGACATAAGCATTGTAAAGGTCGCAGGCAAAGCAGAAAAGGACGAAAGTCCTTTAAAAAGAGTATGTTTTTAGGACAGCTGGCTGAATCTATGCGCCATGACTTTGGAATATCAGATGACTGCAGCTTATGGAAAAACATATGTCATGCTGTGGCCGTCTACATTGCCATGATGAAACAGAACAAGCAATATATGCCACTTAAAAAAGATGCCGATGGCAGAAATAAAAGTAAGCTCAGGCAGTTCTCCAAGGTTAAGGTAGATGATAGATCCGATATTATTGCCTCAATACGTAAATCAAGAAGAGTATCCAAGCAAGGCATGACTGCCATGCTTTGCGGGCTGTACACAATAACCAGAGTCAAAGAGGCTCACAATTCCTGTCAGGATGAGCCTTTAATGGTTTCTGATTTTGAAAATGACACTGCCATCATGCCTACCTATCAGAACAACTACAAGCTGCCAAAAGTGGACAGCAGATATGAAAGACATCTTATAAAAGAGCGTATCAGTCATGCCCTGTTTAATGACTACAACTGCTTTTATGCCACTATTGACAGCATCTGCCCTGGCAGAGGCTCGCTTATGGGCTGGTTTGGCAACAACTATTTTGCATTTTTAGATTTGCTTATAAATGACATTTCCGCTCACTCCTATGCTTTTGCCAATACTGTAAAACACGCAGGAGCACAGGAGATTTTGAAAATTGTACAAAGAAAGGTTAATACATTTGGCAAGAAAGCCAAAAGCACTTTAAACAGCATCAAGAAGGCTGAACAATATCAGGCCGCAACTGAAATTACTCTGCAGAGCTTATAG
- a CDS encoding flagellin produces MDEMTTMLQRIRTLAVQASNGTNNAKDRDALQQEVTQLSQEITRIACQTKFGGEQILAAGKQGGFIPSTGVVKIQVGAYNGDTLNMKFYSLGFALSGIASNAGVAQLGANVNADGMIMTAAGSSRFSVSSQTIAADSIAGIDKLIAAVDKQRSHLGAMQNRMESSIRNQSNVSMNVSDARARIRDTDFAEETAALTANQILQQASQSILSQANQRPQIALSLLGGR; encoded by the coding sequence ATGGATGAGATGACTACAATGCTACAGCGTATTCGTACTTTAGCTGTTCAGGCATCAAACGGTACTAACAATGCAAAGGATCGTGATGCTCTGCAACAGGAAGTAACTCAGCTATCTCAGGAAATTACCCGTATTGCCTGTCAGACCAAGTTTGGTGGTGAGCAGATTTTAGCCGCTGGAAAACAGGGTGGATTTATTCCTTCTACAGGAGTCGTAAAAATTCAGGTTGGAGCTTATAACGGCGATACTTTAAATATGAAGTTCTACAGTTTAGGATTTGCCTTAAGTGGAATTGCCTCAAATGCCGGTGTCGCACAACTTGGCGCAAATGTGAATGCTGACGGTATGATCATGACCGCTGCTGGCTCCTCTAGATTCTCTGTAAGTTCACAGACCATAGCCGCAGATTCTATTGCCGGTATTGATAAGCTTATTGCCGCTGTAGATAAGCAGCGCTCTCACCTAGGAGCTATGCAGAACCGTATGGAATCATCAATCCGCAATCAGTCAAATGTTTCCATGAACGTATCTGACGCCAGAGCCCGTATCCGCGATACAGACTTTGCCGAGGAAACAGCTGCACTTACTGCCAATCAGATATTGCAGCAGGCTTCACAGTCAATTTTATCCCAGGCTAATCAGAGACCACAGATTGCCCTGTCTCTTTTAGGTGGCAGATAA
- the uvrC gene encoding excinuclease ABC subunit UvrC translates to MAKADKDLDFVSIDDSYLDDFNDFTKSSVTTQPQDNTAKDNKRAGAVSDSKDTDATIKDHVFDARAFLKTVPNQPGCYRMYDSKGQVIYVGKARDLKKRLSSYFLKNVSSSKTRALVMHIASVEFSVTFSETEALILENNLIKQYQPRYNILLRDDKSYPYIFLSTHSKHPGLFFHRGARKKQGEYFGPYPDSSAVKDSLRLMQKIFPIRQCTDTVYAHRSRPCLMAQIGKCLAPCVPMSQEQEDNYQEQVNLVRLFLKGQNQKLLNDMTALMQKYSASLRFEQAAVVRDQLLALRTVQESQSVSSDSMADLDVIAHDIAGAIACVHVLFIRKGRILGTRSYYPKLPDNLNKDELLTSFLTQFYLSDNRGSMMPSEIVTASEPVDYETIQKAIKDVRGVGVKFSFNVREDRLKYLKLAIANVQASLKSKIASSSTAKNRIEALEALLSVSNIERMECFDISHTQGENTVGSCVVFNREGPDTSRYRRFNIEGITGGDDFAAMHQVLSRRFKDPKNSENPDLIFIDGGRGQLSQAEEVIGNAFRQANMPVPLIVAVAKGEGRKEGLETLITGFSRQSYSLGLDNPALQLVIHIRDESHRFAITGHRAKRAKARVTSDLENIEGVGAKRRKALLEHLGGRREIMAAGVDELAKVPGISLALAQKIYDSLHDIDS, encoded by the coding sequence ATGGCAAAGGCTGACAAGGATCTTGATTTTGTAAGTATAGATGACAGTTATCTTGATGATTTTAATGATTTTACCAAAAGCTCTGTTACTACACAGCCACAGGATAATACTGCAAAGGACAATAAGAGAGCAGGTGCAGTCTCTGACAGTAAAGATACAGATGCTACGATAAAAGATCATGTCTTTGATGCCAGGGCTTTTTTAAAGACTGTGCCCAATCAGCCTGGCTGTTATCGTATGTATGATAGCAAGGGACAGGTTATATATGTCGGTAAAGCGCGCGATCTTAAAAAGCGTCTGTCTTCATACTTTTTAAAAAATGTAAGCTCCTCTAAAACCCGTGCTCTTGTTATGCATATTGCCTCTGTTGAGTTTTCTGTGACCTTTTCAGAAACCGAGGCCTTGATCTTAGAGAACAATCTTATAAAACAGTATCAGCCACGTTATAACATTCTGCTGCGTGATGACAAATCCTATCCTTATATCTTTTTGAGCACACACAGTAAACATCCGGGGCTGTTTTTTCACCGTGGCGCCAGGAAAAAACAGGGTGAGTATTTTGGTCCATATCCTGACAGCTCGGCAGTTAAAGACTCACTGCGTCTTATGCAGAAGATTTTTCCTATAAGACAGTGTACAGATACAGTCTATGCCCACAGATCGCGTCCCTGCCTTATGGCACAGATAGGCAAATGTCTAGCTCCATGTGTGCCTATGAGTCAGGAGCAAGAGGACAATTACCAAGAGCAGGTAAACTTAGTGCGTCTGTTTTTAAAAGGGCAGAATCAAAAGCTTTTAAATGATATGACAGCCCTTATGCAAAAGTATTCAGCCTCTTTGCGCTTTGAGCAGGCTGCTGTGGTGCGCGATCAGCTTTTAGCGCTGCGCACTGTGCAGGAGTCACAGTCAGTAAGCTCTGACTCCATGGCCGATCTTGATGTTATTGCCCATGATATAGCAGGGGCCATAGCTTGCGTGCATGTGCTTTTTATCCGCAAGGGCCGTATTTTAGGTACGCGATCCTACTATCCAAAACTGCCAGATAATTTAAATAAGGATGAGCTTTTAACCTCATTTTTAACGCAGTTTTATCTATCAGACAACAGAGGCTCCATGATGCCATCTGAAATTGTCACTGCATCTGAGCCTGTAGATTATGAAACCATACAAAAGGCTATAAAGGATGTAAGAGGGGTAGGGGTAAAATTTTCTTTTAATGTAAGAGAGGATAGACTTAAGTATTTAAAACTTGCCATAGCCAATGTGCAGGCCTCGCTTAAGAGCAAGATTGCCTCAAGCTCAACTGCCAAAAACCGCATAGAGGCTCTAGAGGCCTTATTGTCTGTAAGCAATATAGAGCGCATGGAGTGTTTTGATATATCGCATACACAAGGTGAGAATACTGTAGGTTCATGTGTGGTTTTTAACCGTGAGGGTCCTGACACCTCACGCTACAGACGCTTTAATATTGAAGGTATTACAGGCGGTGATGACTTTGCCGCCATGCATCAGGTTTTAAGCCGTCGCTTTAAAGATCCTAAAAACTCAGAAAATCCTGATCTTATTTTTATTGACGGTGGCCGCGGACAGTTAAGTCAGGCCGAAGAGGTAATAGGCAATGCCTTCAGGCAGGCCAATATGCCTGTACCTTTGATTGTAGCAGTGGCAAAGGGCGAGGGGCGCAAGGAAGGTCTTGAGACCTTAATTACAGGCTTTAGCCGCCAGAGCTATTCTTTAGGGCTTGACAATCCAGCGCTGCAGCTTGTCATTCATATACGAGATGAATCACACCGCTTTGCCATTACAGGCCACAGAGCCAAAAGAGCCAAGGCCCGAGTCACCTCCGATCTTGAAAATATTGAAGGAGTGGGAGCAAAAAGGCGTAAAGCTTTACTTGAGCATCTTGGTGGCAGGAGAGAGATTATGGCTGCAGGTGTTGATGAGCTGGCCAAGGTGCCAGGTATTTCTTTGGCTCTGGCGCAGAAAATCTATGACAGTCTGCATGATATTGACAGCTAG
- a CDS encoding MetQ/NlpA family ABC transporter substrate-binding protein gives MKTIIATALSSVVLAASFAANAGTLSVGATPVPHAEILEFVAPVVKEQGVDLKVVEFNDYVQPNLATDDGELNANYFQHRPYLESFSQDHGVELVEVASVHIEPMAVYSNTVKDLKDLKEGASIAIPNDPTNGGRALLLLAKAGLITLSDPTSITATVMDIKDNPKNIEVKEIEAAQLPRSLDDVDCAVINTNYAIQANLNPLKDAILIEDSDSPYVNILVANKDSAQSEDMKILIKALQSPETKKFIEEKYKGAILPAF, from the coding sequence ATGAAAACTATTATTGCCACAGCTTTAAGCTCAGTTGTTCTTGCTGCATCATTTGCAGCCAATGCAGGTACATTATCTGTAGGTGCAACTCCTGTACCGCATGCTGAAATCCTGGAATTTGTAGCTCCTGTAGTAAAAGAGCAGGGTGTAGATTTAAAGGTAGTTGAGTTTAACGACTACGTTCAGCCAAACCTTGCCACAGATGACGGTGAGCTCAATGCCAATTACTTCCAGCACCGCCCATATCTTGAGTCATTCAGTCAGGATCATGGTGTTGAGTTAGTTGAAGTAGCCTCTGTACATATCGAGCCTATGGCTGTGTATTCAAATACTGTAAAAGATCTCAAGGACCTAAAGGAGGGCGCTTCAATTGCCATTCCTAACGATCCAACCAATGGCGGCCGTGCTCTGTTGCTGCTTGCCAAGGCAGGTTTAATTACACTTAGCGATCCTACCTCAATTACTGCAACTGTAATGGATATTAAAGACAATCCAAAGAATATTGAGGTCAAAGAGATTGAGGCCGCTCAGCTGCCACGCTCTTTAGATGATGTAGACTGTGCTGTGATTAACACCAACTACGCCATTCAGGCCAATTTAAATCCACTCAAGGATGCTATTTTAATTGAGGATTCAGACTCTCCATATGTAAATATTCTTGTAGCCAACAAGGACAGTGCTCAAAGTGAGGACATGAAGATCCTGATCAAGGCTCTGCAGTCACCTGAGACCAAGAAATTTATTGAGGAAAAATACAAAGGCGCTATTCTCCCTGCCTTTTAA